One window of Nicotiana tomentosiformis chromosome 11, ASM39032v3, whole genome shotgun sequence genomic DNA carries:
- the LOC104120161 gene encoding pentatricopeptide repeat-containing protein At1g07590, mitochondrial, giving the protein MNFITILRQQRIISAIHPTVVISLYKQSIDSCHSFCSKVSDANENSKSKREERLVDQGMLATRNSLSQRIESVPKGEYIGSAFQSWMGDGLPIHRGDIFHTINRLRKLKFIKRGLEVMEWVIRERPYRPKELDYSYLLEFTSKLHGISQAESLFSRIPSEFQNELLYNNLILGCLNRGLIRLSLAYMKKMRELGHPISYLVFNHLIILHSSPSRKKSIPKILTQMKADKVIPHASTFNILLKIEANEHNIERLLKVFGDMNRAKVEPNEVSYCILATAHAVARLYTVCETYVEALEKSATGRNWSTLDILIILYGYLGKRNDLERIWGIIMELSHVRSKSYVLAIEAFGRIGDICRAEELWSEMKSRNSLKSNEQFNSLIAVYCRHGLITKATALYKEMEKSGCKPNAITYRHLALGCLTAGLIKEAIKTLQLGMDMTASIKVKRSTPWLETTLSIIEIFADNGDVENAEKVFKELKKANYTRYTFVYNTLIKAYVKGKVYDPNLLKRMILGGARPDSETYSLLKVVDQFRM; this is encoded by the exons ATGAAtttcataaccattttgcggCAACAGAGGATCATTAGTGCAATTCATCCAACAGTTGTTATATCTTTGTACAAACAAAGTATTGATTCATGTCACAGTTTTTGCTCAAAAGTATCCGATGCAAATGAGAACTCAAAATCAAAAAGAGAAGAAAGGTTGGTAGATCAGGGAATGTTGGCAACAAGGAACAGCTTAAGTCAAAGAATTGAAAGTGTACCCAAAGGAGAGTACATCGGATCCGCTTTCCAAAGCTGGATGGGTGATGGTCTACCTATTCATAGAGGTGATATTTTCCATACTATCAATCGTTTGCGCAAGCTCAAATTCATCAAGCGCGGTCTTGAG GTGATGGAATGGGTTATAAGGGAGAGACCTTACAGACCAAAGGAACTAGATTACTCATATTTACTAGAATTCACTTCTAAGCTTCATGGGATATCACAAGCTGAAAGCCTTTTCTCACGAATACCATCTGAGTTCCAAAATGAGTTGCTCTACAACAATCTTATACTTGGGTGCTTGAACAGAGGCCTAATAAGGCTTTCACTAGCATATATGAAGAAAATGAGAGAGCTGGGTCATCCCATATCTTATTTGGTGTTCAACCATCTCATTATTCTCCACTCCTCCCCAAGCCGCAAGAAGTCCATACCTAAAATCCTGACGCAGATGAAAGCCGATAAGGTCATTCCACATGCCTCGACCTTTAATATTCTGCTCAAGATAGAAGCAAATGAACACAATATTGAACGCCTGTTAAAAGTATTCGGTGACATGAATAGAGCAAAAGTTGAACCGAATGAGGTATCATACTGCATATTGGCCACTGCACATGCTGTGGCTAGGTTATATACAGTTTGTGAGACCTATGTTGAAGCTCTTGAGAAGTCTGCAACTGGACGAAACTGGTCTACATTGGACATTCTTATCATACTTTATGGGTATTTGGGGAAGCGGAATGATTTGGAGAGGATATGGGGCATCATTATGGAGCTGTCCCATGTCAGGTCTAAGAGTTATGTCCTGGCGATCGAAGCATTTGGTAGGATCGGAGATATCTGTCGTGCTGAAGAGCTATGGTCCGAAATGAAATCAAGGAATTCTTTGAAGTCAAACGAGCAGTTCAATTCTTTGATAGCTGTATACTGCAGACATGGACTTATCACCAAAGCCACTGCATTGTATAAGGAGATGGAGAAAAGTGGGTGCAAGCCAAATGCCATTACTTATCGGCATCTTGCTCTTGGTTGCTTGACAGCGGGGTTAATTAAGGAGGCTATTAAAACTCTTCAACTGGGGATGGATATGACAGCAAGCATAAAGGTCAAAAGATCAACTCCATGGTTGGAGACTACTCTTTCAATAATCGAAATATTTGCAGATAATGGTGACGTAGAGAATGCTGAAAAGGTGTTTAAAGAACTGAAGAAAGCAAATTATACTAGGTATACCTTTGTGTACAATACGTTAATTAAGGCGTATGTTAAGGGGAAGGTATATGATCCAAATCTACTTAAAAGAATGATTCTTGGAGGGGCGAGGCCAGATTCTGAAACCTATAGCCTTTTAAAAGTTGTTGACCAATTTCGGATGTGA